The Cryomorphaceae bacterium genomic interval CACATTTTCAGTCACATATAACGAAAAGAGGTGTAAAAGCAATAAAAAACTGTTTTGGGGCTTGCTTCAGTAGGTGTGTTTCTATACTTTTGGACTGCGTTAACTTTAAAAGGCCGCTGCCACCCCCCGGTAGCATTTCGATACGAAAAGGCCTATGCGAAGTTTTTCTGTTTCATAGCTTCAAAAGCCCTCCACGGAGGGCTTTTGAATTTTATGGCATGTGCATAGCCTTCGTACAGAGAGAGGTCTTGTTATCGCAAATCAATTACTTCCGCGCCGGGAAACTTCGATTTTTCAAAGGCAAATGTGCCGCTGGGAATACTTTGGTCGGCCTTGAATGACTGCAACTCGTAGGTGTAATTGTCGCCTTCCTTGCCCATCACTTCAACTTTCAGCAGTTCCAGTTTCTCGCTGTCAACGTGCACCTTTACGGTGTGAAAAGATGAATCGCCCGGCTTTACGGGGTGCAATTTAATTTGGTGGGCTTTGCGTCCGTTTACGTCTCCTGTGCCATCGTAGAACTGCTTAAACCCCGACTCCCAAATGGTAAAAAGCTTGGAAGGATTCAGCGCATTGTCTTCTTCGGTGGCTTCGTAATCCACGTATACCTCGTTGCTTTCGCTCTGAAAGGTCCATCGGGTATCCCCATCACCAATCACCACATCTTTGTCGAGTTTAACCCGGTACTTGTCTCCGGCCACCACAATGCTACCGGATTTTTTCATGGCGATATCGCTTTGGAGATCGACCAGACTCATGGTAAAATCGGCAGAAAAATTCTTGTAAGCCTTGGTTTTGTCGCTCACTGAATTTAAAATGTCTATTGCCTTTTGATCCTGGCTCATTACTCCCGAGGTAAACCCTAAGGTTATGAGGATCAATGTTGCGATGGTTTTCATAAGTCTCGTTTTAATTGTCAGATTGCTCCCTGTTCAAGAACTGTTCCAAACTGTATTCATCAGGGATAAGCACCTGGCGTGCTTTGCTTCCCTCAAAAGGCCCCACCACACCGGCGGCTTCCAACTGGTCAATTATGCGTCCTGCGCGATTGTAGCCGAGCTTGAGTTTTCGCTGCAATAATGAAGCAGAGCCTTGTTGATGAATAACCACCACACGGGCAGCATCTTCAAATAGATCGTCGCGGTCTGCGTCATCAAAGTCTGCCATACCACCGCTGCTTTCGTCCTGGTATTCAGGCAAGAAGTAGGCGCTGGGGTATCCGCGCTGGCTTCCGATGAATTGCGTGATTTCTTCCACTTCGGGTGTGTCCACAAAACCGCATTGGATACGGGTTGGTTCATTGCCCAGCGACAGCAGCATATCTCCGCGACCAATCAACTGATCGGCACCGCCGGCGTCCAGGATGGTGCGCGAGTCAATCTTTGATGTTACCCTGAAAGCAATGCGCGCCGGAAAGTTGGCCTTGATGATACCCGTTATCACATTCACCGACGGACGCTGCGTGGCAATAATCAGATGGATACCAATGGCGCGTGCCAACTGCGCAAGTCGTGCAATGGGGCCTTCCACTTCTTTTCCGGCCGTCATTATAAGGTCGGCAAACTCGTCAACTACCAATACGATATAGGGAAGGAACCTGTGCCCTTCTTCCGGGTTGAGCCTGCGCTTTACAAATTTGGCATTGTACTCCTTGATGTTTCGCACCTGCGCCATTTTCAGTAGCTCATAACGTTCATCCATTTCCACACATAGCGAATTCAAGGTAGTAACCACCTTGCTGGTGTCGGTAATAATGGCTTCCTCGGTATCGGGGAGTTTGGCCAGAAAATGGCGCTCAATCTTATTGAAAAGGGTCAGTTCTACCTTTTTGGGGTCAACCAACACAAACTTAATCTGCGAAGGGTGTTTCTTGTAGAGAAGCGAAACCAGGATGGCGTTCAGACCTACCGATTTACCTTGTCCGGTAGCTCCTGCCATCAAAAGGTGGGGCATTTTGGCCAGGTCGGTTACAAAGGTCTCGTTCGAAATGGTTTTTCCCAGCGCAAGGGGCAATTCAAAGTCACTGTTTTGAAACTTGTCAGAAGCTATGAGCGAGCGCATGGAAACCACTTCGGGCTTGGAGTTGGGTACTTCAATACCGATGGTTCCTCGTCCGGGAATAGGTGCGATAATTCTGATTCCAAGGGCGGCCAGACTAAGCGCAATATCATCCTCCAGGTTCTTGATTTTTGAGATACGCACGCCTGCTTCCGGAACGATCTCATACAACGTTACGGTTGGCCCAATGGTAGCCTTGATGCGCGAAACACCTATTTTGTAATGTCCGAGGGTTTCAACGATTTTGTTTTTGTTGGCCTCAAGTTCTTCCTTATCTACATTGATATTGCCGTCGCCATGCTTTTCAAGTATGTCGAGTTTGGGGAACTCATAGGACGACAAATCGAGGGTAGGGTCGTAGTCTTCGAGATTTTTGAGGCGGTCTTCAATTTCTTCCTCGCTCAATTCTGCCTCCGGACTGCTAACTTCAACCTCCAGTTCGTCATCGGCAGAGCCTGCGTCCTGTGTTTCCCGGGGAGTTTCGGCCAATTGATCTGCTTCTTCTACGGGTGTTTCCGGTTCAACCTGCCTCACGGTAAACTCGAGTTCCGCTTCGTCAATGTCATCCTCGTCATCGCTCAGCAAATCGTCAATTACGTCATGGCTTCGGCCCTCAAAGTCACTTTCATCCGGAATTTCTGCTTCTTGCTCAGGTTCAGCAACCGGATTTTCTTCGGAATCGGATACTCCTCCTGACCTAAAAAACCGCTGATATGTTGAACCAAACAGGCCGGTGAGTAACTGCGGCGACAGATTGAAACCAACCATCAAAAAGCCAACCCAGCCAAAAAACACGAGGGCACCGGTACCGAAACCGCCAAGCGCGCTGTGCAGCCAGTGATGAACATGATAACCGAATGCACCACCCAGGTAGGGATGGTTAACCCCGAACATTGCGGTGAGGGTGAGGGGCACGAGCAGAAACAGCGCCAGCAGGTAGGAAAGGGTTTTTCCTATGGGGAGCACCCAGGTTTTGAATAAAATGCGCAACCCCGTTAACCCGGTAATCAGCACCAGCCCGAAAGACATCACTCCAAACCCTGCGTGAATCAACAGGTGGCTGAGCAGTGCGCCAAATTTGCCGAGCCAGTTTTCAACCTCAATTTCGGGGTTCATCATAAACTCCCACCACGAACCGCTGAGTTGACTTTGGTCGTGTTTCCATGTGAAGAAAAACGAACACATAGCCACCGTAATAAAAAGGGTGATTAAGAGAAGGAGTAGGCCGATGATGCGCTTAAAACGCTCACTTTGCAAAAAGGCCAGCACACTTCCGATCACTGATCGCAATGTGCTGCCTTTGGTTTTGGTGTTTTTTTTTGCAGACGATTTCGCTGCCATGTGTATTGGGCTTTCGCGGAAAAACTCCGCATTGCTTTAAGCTTCCAAAGTTAGGT includes:
- a CDS encoding outer membrane lipoprotein carrier protein LolA → MKTIATLILITLGFTSGVMSQDQKAIDILNSVSDKTKAYKNFSADFTMSLVDLQSDIAMKKSGSIVVAGDKYRVKLDKDVVIGDGDTRWTFQSESNEVYVDYEATEEDNALNPSKLFTIWESGFKQFYDGTGDVNGRKAHQIKLHPVKPGDSSFHTVKVHVDSEKLELLKVEVMGKEGDNYTYELQSFKADQSIPSGTFAFEKSKFPGAEVIDLR
- a CDS encoding DNA translocase FtsK, whose protein sequence is MAAKSSAKKNTKTKGSTLRSVIGSVLAFLQSERFKRIIGLLLLLITLFITVAMCSFFFTWKHDQSQLSGSWWEFMMNPEIEVENWLGKFGALLSHLLIHAGFGVMSFGLVLITGLTGLRILFKTWVLPIGKTLSYLLALFLLVPLTLTAMFGVNHPYLGGAFGYHVHHWLHSALGGFGTGALVFFGWVGFLMVGFNLSPQLLTGLFGSTYQRFFRSGGVSDSEENPVAEPEQEAEIPDESDFEGRSHDVIDDLLSDDEDDIDEAELEFTVRQVEPETPVEEADQLAETPRETQDAGSADDELEVEVSSPEAELSEEEIEDRLKNLEDYDPTLDLSSYEFPKLDILEKHGDGNINVDKEELEANKNKIVETLGHYKIGVSRIKATIGPTVTLYEIVPEAGVRISKIKNLEDDIALSLAALGIRIIAPIPGRGTIGIEVPNSKPEVVSMRSLIASDKFQNSDFELPLALGKTISNETFVTDLAKMPHLLMAGATGQGKSVGLNAILVSLLYKKHPSQIKFVLVDPKKVELTLFNKIERHFLAKLPDTEEAIITDTSKVVTTLNSLCVEMDERYELLKMAQVRNIKEYNAKFVKRRLNPEEGHRFLPYIVLVVDEFADLIMTAGKEVEGPIARLAQLARAIGIHLIIATQRPSVNVITGIIKANFPARIAFRVTSKIDSRTILDAGGADQLIGRGDMLLSLGNEPTRIQCGFVDTPEVEEITQFIGSQRGYPSAYFLPEYQDESSGGMADFDDADRDDLFEDAARVVVIHQQGSASLLQRKLKLGYNRAGRIIDQLEAAGVVGPFEGSKARQVLIPDEYSLEQFLNREQSDN